ctctctctaagccaaactcagcatataaacattaccttccccccattgtgggaTATCACTCCAAGAGATGACCCTCCCTGGGCACCACAGGATTACTCCCAAACACCAACTACCAACACAACTGTTAAAAGACCTTTaccaaaggggggaaatgtaaagatgaatgagtttatatggttaagagacttcaaagtgagttgggagatcattcaaaggtcacacttatgcatgactcagcagtttctctttcattgcccaagtagatactaccccaaatagtggggctcctgcgagttctggagacatccagacactacaggcaggacAAATAGCTCAGGAGtaagttgccttgccagtgggccctactttggaattgatGCTCTCCAGACTGACAGAGTGGACACAGTTGTGGCTTCTCTGCACATGGTCCTCTGTCCTTCTATCTGAACTTATAATTAGGATTAGAGTTGGTCGATGTACATccaagagtcttaaatctttgggctctctatgtgccaactgggtcctgaatctcaatggagttgcaatacctacactCCCGGGCATTGTtatcacccaggataactaacatgAATTTGGTGTTGGATAACTACCATACCAAGGTATGGAGAGTGTCCACAATTGCATGCAAGACTGTCCCACCCATTTGCCCTATGGTATAACATCTCCCTCTCAATTActggtggagtagacatcacgaTCCAAAAATTCCTAAGTTTCCTGAATAAACTACGAACTAAAGCAaacttactggaattctactacagacttattgtgattctagcaatggaataaactatattattgatgtggacacagtgagtcctgaaggttctgagggcaaAAAGAGGGAACTACACGTAAAATACAAGGGCATTTTTGAtgtggaaattgtcctgaatgacattgcaacaacagaaaCAGGACATCATAAATCTTATCATAACTTACAGAGTTGGGTGGATGAGGATATAAACTACTATATAAACATTAAtgcacacttagtggcaatgctccagaatgtgttcattaATACAATCAATGTATCTTActcatgaaggatgttgttaaaatgtaggaaaatgtgggaggcgtggggagcagggcatatgggaatcccttataatttatgtgatatttgtataatcttattgtcttcaataaaataaaagtaattacattaaaaaagcaaagttgattgcagtgatgaatgcacaagtctttgattataccaaaaacaATTGAATTTTCACTTTATATATATGGTATGGTATGTGATTATTCCTTAATAAAATTGGTTtagaaaaaaacactaaaattaaTGTCACCATCTAGGTAGCCATGAGTGTTTGCAAGGGCATGGAGGCTTGTGCAGTAGCAACTTATGGCTGTAAATCAGGACACTCATTGAAAGAGGTATGATAGACAGAATTTCAAAAGCTTGTGTTTACTTATATTTGATCAAGAATATACATTAGAAATTGATGAATGCCGAATTGTGTGTTTATACCTCTGAAAGGATTAtatggtttattaatatgtattaatttattttattttttaagaaaaaaatgtagaataGAGTTTTGAACATGCAAGAGATAAAGAACTGCATGGTAGAGTAAATACCCAGGCTGTAACTTGtcaattctttaaatattatgacagTTTTGAGCAAGGGCAGATGTTCTATTCAGAGGAAATCACAGAGTCATAGGAAGCCCTGGAAGAATTCAAGCAGGACTAGGAAGGTCATCcaataaaataattcagaaaatggAACTCATTCTTGTATGCCATTTAAAAGCTccttaaatatgtaaataaagttCTCATGCTTCAAGGAGAACAGTTTcatcatcaaaaataaaatcttgctcTTGTAAAACAATGTGTGTTGAAAAATTTTTCTTCATCATATACGAGGTCATCTTGACTCTAGGCAGATCTACATGCACACATTgaacaaagaaaatcaatgtagAGCTCTGACAATTTGAGAACTGCTATAACTGGCCTTTCAGCTGCTGCAGGACAAATGACACTTTGCAGGGTTTCCTTCCAAAGCAGTTTTTCAGAACCCCCTTTAGGTCTTTATTTCTCAGACTatagatgaaggggttcagcatCGGTGTGACCACAGTGTACATGACTGCAGCTGGTGCACCTGAATGTGTGTTATGTGAAGCAGCAGGACTGAGGTACACACCTATGCtagtacaaaaaaataaagagacgACCAGCAGGTGAGATGCACATgtggaaaatgctttatacttcCCTTGAGCTGATGAGATTGCATGTACAGAGGAAACAATCTTACAGTAAGAGAATAGGACCCCAGCTAGAGAACCCCCGGCCAGCACTCCAGCTACTAAATAAATTTCTAAGTAATTGAAAAAAGTTACAGAACAGGCAAGTTGGATCATCTGACGAAGTTCACAGAAAAAATGGGGGATTTCCACACATGAACAAAAGGACAGTCGTAACACCATTAGCCCCTGTAAACAGGAGTGCAGAACGGTCATGGTCCAACACCCCAGAACCAGAAGGACACAGAActgggggttcatgatgaccatgtagtgaagggggtggcagatggccacaaagcggtcataggccatcacagccAGGAGGAAGTCCTCCAGTCCCACAAAGACCATGAAAAAGTACATCTGGGTGAGGCAGCCTGCGTAGGTTATGACTCTGCTCTGTGCCTGGATGTTcaccagcatctttgggacagtggtggaggATAAACCAATATCACAAAAGGAcaagttggagaggaagaagtacatgggcatgtggaggtgggagtctgagatgatggccaggatgatgagcaggttcccaaaGACAGTGACCAGGAacatggacaggaacagcccAAAGAGGAGGTGCTGTAATTCTGGATCCTCTGTAAATCCCAcgagaagaaattctgaaatttgtgTTTCATTTCCAGGTCCCATATGGTGGATGTCACTAACAGGATTTATAAAAGGAACTTGGCTAGTTTTCATATACAGAAACAGCACTCTGAAAATAGAAATGCCAAAAATGGTACATATACTGAACATTTTAATCCccatatttttatttggaaatcatgCCTTTAGCATATTTCTTGTGCTTCCTGTGATTAGAAATTCCATCCTCTAATCTCAGACTTTCTCAAGCATTCATGAACTCTACAGATTTTATGAGAAATTAATtcaaatgtagaaaaatatatatttatgactaACAGACAAGTATAGTCGAAGCAATGAGCCTAGAGTCCTGTAACTCAGAAGTCCAAAACTCAgaagataaagaatatatatgaataaaagcaTAATTATATTACAAATCAGCTGATAACATgtgtttaaggaaaagaaaattgacgaaaagtcaagccctcaatattaatgcatgtaactatgaacctaattcttcaaaaattgaaagttCCTGCTTACCATAGGTTCCAaatggagggagaggaaagaatgtgtggagcatagggcatttttagggcagtggatttgttccacatgatcttgcaatgaccgATACAGGCCaatataaattttgtcaaagcctattaAAGTGTACGGTAtgaaatgtaaactgtaatgtaaaacattgatcatgtttagtagcaatgcttcaatatttgttcatcatttgcaacaaaAGTACCATTCTCAAGTAAGAAGTTATTAGTaaagtaaaatgtgagaggagaagGGAGTAAGGCAtgtgggaatgccctatattttctctgtgacttttctgtaaccaaatgtttctttgaaaataaatagaaaaaaaccaAGACAATGGTGAAAAatgctttaaggaaaagaaagaaggtaaAAACATAGTGAAGTGAGCATGATATTTTTCAAACTGTTCAGGAAAGACCCGTATATGATGGGAAAATTGAAGAAGCAACTTAAGGAAGAGAAGGCTGGAGGCATGATGATATAGAGGAATTTTGTGACCAGAAGAGAGAACATCCAGGGCAAAAACCCTATAAAAAAGACTCGTTTCAGATTTTCAGGGTGAACAAAGTAGGGAGAGTTGCAGGGAAATGAGTATGAGGACAGGGACAAGAGATGGATTCATAGAAGTTTTAAGAGCAGCAGCCTTGCTGCTGCTGAAACTAAAAATGCAGGAATTCCTTTATCCATATGGTGAGCATCTCACACTTGATTAATTTGC
This genomic interval from Dasypus novemcinctus isolate mDasNov1 chromosome 30, mDasNov1.1.hap2, whole genome shotgun sequence contains the following:
- the LOC131276841 gene encoding olfactory receptor 7A17-like, with product MGPGNETQISEFLLVGFTEDPELQHLLFGLFLSMFLVTVFGNLLIILAIISDSHLHMPMYFFLSNLSFCDIGLSSTTVPKMLVNIQAQSRVITYAGCLTQMYFFMVFVGLEDFLLAVMAYDRFVAICHPLHYMVIMNPQFCVLLVLGCWTMTVLHSCLQGLMVLRLSFCSCVEIPHFFCELRQMIQLACSVTFFNYLEIYLVAGVLAGGSLAGVLFSYCKIVSSVHAISSAQGKYKAFSTCASHLLVVSLFFCTSIGVYLSPAASHNTHSGAPAAVMYTVVTPMLNPFIYSLRNKDLKGVLKNCFGRKPCKVSFVLQQLKVSSGRERGEERSPNPLPGPSGLSALGWVSRGARGWCVVLSLRRPRALAVIAHWPGPGPEAAAEPCPPFPHDVLKAAVAASPSLGPTRGQISLPKIVGRRLKPPAGHRGRGPCGRRARRGEKNGGYERTPRRAVRRREGPDGAPAQTPVRPGFRPWKRADPGSEVSAQARLNKIPLAPTTTDKGLNGPGR